From one Acidibrevibacterium fodinaquatile genomic stretch:
- a CDS encoding acyl-CoA thioesterase, translated as MTETILPLTDRQRFTVWSEERARYGDTDRQGHVNNAVFATFCETGRVELFHSQDTPFAPPGTEFVIARLTLDFRAEILWRERIAIGTVVLGLGRSSFTLGQGLFRGDVCVATAESILVLMDLETRRATPLPPRLRARLAALAYPPLAEAAAVGGAEKIQ; from the coding sequence ATGACCGAAACCATCTTGCCGCTGACCGATCGCCAGCGCTTCACCGTCTGGAGCGAGGAGCGCGCGCGTTATGGCGACACTGACCGCCAGGGCCATGTCAATAATGCGGTTTTTGCAACTTTTTGTGAAACCGGCCGGGTCGAGCTGTTCCATAGTCAGGACACTCCCTTCGCACCGCCCGGGACGGAGTTCGTCATCGCCCGTCTGACGCTCGATTTTCGCGCCGAGATCCTCTGGCGCGAACGCATCGCCATCGGCACGGTGGTGCTCGGCCTCGGGCGCTCCTCCTTCACCCTTGGCCAGGGGCTGTTTCGCGGTGATGTCTGCGTCGCAACCGCTGAGAGTATTCTCGTTTTGATGGATCTCGAGACCCGCCGCGCAACCCCTTTGCCGCCACGCTTGCGCGCGCGCCTCGCGGCGCTCGCTTACCCGCCTCTGGCGGAAGCGGCGGCGGTCGGAGGGGCGGAAAAAATCCAATAA
- a CDS encoding SDR family NAD(P)-dependent oxidoreductase: MRFSDKTALVTGGLSGIGAAIAEALAREGASVIAADIIAPAEATLVGGGILPFRTDVADPASVAALIAAAKTRFGRIDCLVTSAGIGRDLPFLETPLAEFERMMAVNLRGTFLVAQATAREMVRTGGGAIVTIGSVSGQRGNIGRAAYGASKGGVATLTQVMAVELAGVGVRVNCLAPGPVETPLVAEMHDPAIRAAWSRETPMHRYAAPAEIAAAACFLLSDAASFITGQILAADGGFLAGGLIGR; the protein is encoded by the coding sequence ATGAGATTTTCCGACAAAACCGCCCTCGTCACCGGCGGGCTTTCGGGCATCGGCGCCGCCATCGCCGAAGCCCTGGCGCGCGAGGGCGCCAGCGTCATTGCCGCCGATATCATCGCCCCGGCGGAGGCGACGCTGGTGGGTGGCGGCATCCTGCCGTTCCGCACCGATGTCGCCGATCCGGCCTCGGTCGCCGCCCTGATCGCGGCGGCGAAGACGCGCTTTGGGCGGATCGATTGTCTCGTCACCTCGGCCGGGATCGGGCGCGATCTGCCGTTTCTCGAAACCCCGCTCGCCGAGTTCGAGCGCATGATGGCGGTCAATCTGCGCGGCACCTTCCTCGTTGCGCAAGCCACGGCGCGCGAGATGGTGCGGACCGGCGGCGGCGCCATCGTCACCATCGGCTCGGTCTCCGGCCAGCGCGGCAATATCGGCCGCGCCGCCTATGGCGCCTCCAAAGGCGGCGTCGCGACCCTGACCCAGGTGATGGCGGTCGAACTCGCCGGCGTGGGCGTACGCGTCAACTGCTTGGCCCCGGGCCCGGTCGAAACCCCGCTCGTCGCCGAAATGCATGACCCGGCGATCCGCGCCGCCTGGTCACGCGAAACCCCGATGCATCGCTACGCCGCGCCCGCCGAAATCGCCGCCGCCGCGTGTTTCTTGCTCAGCGACGCGGCGAGCTTCATCACCGGCCAAATCCTCGCCGCCGATGGCGGCTTCCTCGCCGGCGGGCTGATCGGTCGCTAG
- the gabD gene encoding NADP-dependent succinate-semialdehyde dehydrogenase, whose translation MLTPISPLPLSDASLFRQQNYVGGRWIGAASGRTLAVRNPSSGEIIGEVPAMGVAETRAAIEAAYAAYPAWRALTAKERSAILRRLNDLMLANADDLAVIMTAEQGKPLAEAKGEIAYAASFIEWFAEEGKRVYGDTIPQNAKGRRIIVQKEPIGVFAAITPWNFPAAMITRKAGPGWAAGCTGVIRPASQTPFSALAIAVLAERAGMPAGVCNVITGPSGEMGAELTGNPLVRKLSFTGSTEIGAKLLAQCAPTIKKTSMELGGNAPFIVFDDADLDAAVVGAIASKYRNAGQTCVCANRLLVQDGVYDAFAAKLKVAVEALRVGDGMEPGVTQGPLINADAVAKVEAHIADALKRGARIVTGGARHPRGGNFFTPTILADVPAGADIFREETFGPVAPLFRFKTEEEAIKLANDTEFGLAAYFYARDVGRIFRVAEGLEYGIIGINEGIISTEVAPFGGMKSSGLGREGSKYGIEDYLEIKYLALGGIGT comes from the coding sequence ATGCTCACCCCCATCTCCCCCCTGCCGCTCTCGGATGCGAGCCTGTTCCGGCAGCAGAATTACGTCGGTGGCCGGTGGATTGGCGCGGCGTCTGGGCGCACGCTCGCGGTCCGCAACCCGTCGAGCGGTGAGATCATCGGCGAGGTGCCGGCGATGGGCGTGGCCGAGACCAGGGCCGCGATCGAAGCCGCTTATGCCGCCTATCCCGCCTGGCGCGCGCTCACCGCAAAGGAGCGTTCGGCGATTTTGCGCCGGCTCAATGATCTGATGCTCGCCAACGCCGACGATCTCGCGGTGATCATGACCGCCGAGCAAGGGAAGCCCCTAGCCGAAGCGAAGGGCGAAATCGCCTATGCCGCGAGCTTCATCGAATGGTTCGCCGAGGAGGGCAAGCGCGTCTATGGCGATACCATTCCGCAGAACGCCAAGGGTCGGCGGATCATCGTCCAAAAAGAACCGATCGGGGTTTTCGCCGCGATCACGCCGTGGAACTTCCCCGCCGCCATGATCACCCGCAAGGCCGGGCCGGGTTGGGCGGCCGGCTGCACCGGCGTCATCCGGCCTGCGAGCCAGACGCCGTTTTCCGCGCTCGCGATCGCCGTTCTCGCCGAGCGCGCCGGCATGCCTGCCGGCGTCTGCAACGTCATCACCGGCCCTTCCGGCGAGATGGGGGCCGAACTCACCGGCAATCCTCTGGTGCGCAAGCTCTCCTTCACCGGCTCGACCGAGATCGGGGCGAAGCTGCTCGCGCAATGCGCGCCGACGATCAAGAAAACCAGCATGGAACTCGGCGGCAACGCGCCCTTCATCGTTTTTGACGATGCCGATCTCGACGCCGCTGTCGTCGGCGCGATCGCCAGCAAATATCGCAATGCCGGGCAGACCTGCGTCTGCGCCAACCGGCTCCTGGTGCAAGACGGCGTCTATGACGCCTTCGCCGCTAAGCTGAAAGTCGCGGTCGAGGCGTTGCGTGTGGGCGACGGGATGGAGCCGGGGGTGACGCAGGGGCCGCTGATCAATGCCGACGCCGTCGCCAAGGTGGAAGCGCATATCGCCGATGCCCTCAAGCGCGGCGCCCGCATCGTCACCGGCGGCGCGCGCCATCCGCGCGGCGGCAATTTCTTCACCCCCACCATCCTCGCCGACGTGCCAGCCGGGGCCGATATTTTCCGCGAGGAGACCTTCGGTCCGGTCGCGCCGCTATTCCGCTTCAAAACCGAGGAAGAGGCGATCAAGCTCGCCAATGACACCGAATTCGGCCTCGCGGCCTATTTCTACGCCCGCGATGTCGGGCGCATCTTCCGGGTCGCCGAGGGGCTGGAATACGGCATCATCGGCATCAATGAGGGCATCATCTCGACCGAGGTGGCGCCGTTCGGCGGCATGAAATCGTCCGGTCTCGGCCGCGAGGGCTCCAAATACGGCATCGAGGATTACCTCGAAATCAAGTATTTGGCCCTGGGTGGGATTGGGACGTAA
- a CDS encoding hybrid sensor histidine kinase/response regulator: MLKSLAGRMLCWAAELRRASRSGEMDISLNRLVFIVAMIIYVAVIPALHAAGPVLVLALLTLATIGFLCHQLWRPAQSSFRILLGLVSDLGLLSCALHVGGGLTAVLYPMFLWIVLGNGFRFGVRFLMTAMALAVAGFAAAAVTTPYWRNQPALSLGLGIGLVILPLYATTLIRKLSQAKEAAEEASRAKTQFLASVSHELRTPLNAIIGFGQLLGETGLDGEQAGMVRTMTAAGRTLLAMISNILDFSRLEAGRMPRQAEDFCLRALLAEVRDMVAAAAATKGLRLGLHITARTPPRLLHGERGHLQEILLNLAANAVKFTAQGEVVIAADVAADEAGRVILRCEVSDTGIGIAPEARERIFERFTQADASVLNHFGGTGLGLAICQKLAHLMEGEIGVESTLGRGSTFWCEIPLQFAQAAADDMAEPAPIPPLALITTDPALALRLVPQGEGVAPQVFASLAAAKAALAAAADTPPLLLLDERHPEAERGALAGAGTLPPIALVADAATLAPGLGAVGLRAFASTRLAPEPAALRTALALAAPIDQAASSPPVIEPSGRALRILLAEDNRTNQKVVTKILERAGHTVQIAENGEQALDALEAERFDLVLMDVNMPVMSGLEAAKLHRFSELGGERVPIVALTADATEAAAQQCREAGMDDCLTKPIEPDRLLRALAAHVPDAPLVAAASPAVTEITSHPRFRPASAGAIDAAVLADLHALGGNDFVIDLIDSFLADSSDLVAEMAAAAAAGDSNAFRAHAHALRSAAANIGAKSLFELCLSWRLIRSQELNRETEALIPRLNAEIERVRAQLLAHRAHLAVNAREG; encoded by the coding sequence ATGCTTAAGTCACTTGCGGGCCGGATGCTGTGCTGGGCCGCGGAACTACGGCGCGCCTCGCGCAGCGGCGAAATGGATATTTCGCTCAATCGCTTGGTGTTCATCGTCGCGATGATCATTTATGTCGCGGTGATTCCGGCGCTGCACGCAGCGGGGCCGGTGTTGGTGCTGGCGTTGCTGACGCTTGCCACGATTGGCTTTCTTTGTCATCAGCTCTGGCGCCCCGCACAATCCAGCTTTCGCATCCTTTTGGGCTTGGTCAGCGATCTTGGCCTGCTCTCATGCGCTCTTCACGTCGGCGGCGGGCTTACCGCCGTGCTTTATCCAATGTTTCTGTGGATCGTTCTCGGCAACGGCTTTCGCTTCGGCGTCCGTTTTCTGATGACGGCGATGGCGCTCGCGGTGGCCGGGTTCGCCGCTGCGGCCGTGACCACGCCCTATTGGCGCAACCAGCCGGCCCTCAGCCTCGGCCTCGGCATCGGCCTCGTCATCCTGCCGCTTTATGCAACGACCCTGATCCGCAAGCTTTCCCAGGCCAAGGAGGCGGCCGAGGAGGCGAGTCGCGCCAAGACGCAATTTCTCGCCAGCGTCAGCCACGAATTGCGCACCCCGCTCAATGCGATCATCGGCTTCGGCCAGTTGCTCGGTGAAACCGGGCTCGATGGCGAGCAGGCCGGCATGGTGCGCACGATGACCGCGGCGGGGCGCACGCTGCTCGCGATGATTTCGAACATTCTCGATTTCTCGCGCCTGGAAGCCGGCAGGATGCCGCGCCAGGCCGAGGATTTCTGTCTGCGTGCCCTGCTCGCGGAGGTGCGCGACATGGTCGCAGCCGCGGCCGCCACCAAGGGGTTACGTCTTGGCCTGCACATCACCGCGCGCACCCCGCCGCGCCTCTTGCATGGTGAGCGCGGCCATCTCCAGGAAATCCTTCTCAATCTCGCGGCGAACGCGGTGAAATTCACCGCCCAAGGCGAAGTGGTGATCGCCGCCGACGTCGCGGCGGACGAAGCCGGGCGCGTCATCCTGCGCTGTGAGGTGAGTGACACCGGCATCGGCATCGCACCGGAAGCGCGGGAGCGGATTTTCGAACGCTTCACCCAGGCCGACGCCAGCGTTCTCAACCATTTCGGCGGCACCGGCCTCGGTCTTGCGATTTGCCAGAAGCTCGCGCATTTGATGGAGGGCGAGATTGGCGTCGAAAGCACGCTCGGGCGCGGCAGCACATTCTGGTGCGAGATTCCGCTCCAATTCGCGCAAGCGGCGGCGGACGACATGGCGGAGCCCGCGCCGATTCCGCCGCTTGCGCTGATCACCACCGATCCCGCTCTCGCTTTGCGTCTCGTGCCGCAAGGAGAGGGTGTCGCGCCGCAGGTCTTCGCGTCGCTGGCCGCCGCGAAAGCCGCCTTGGCCGCGGCCGCCGACACCCCGCCGCTTCTGCTCCTCGACGAACGCCATCCCGAAGCCGAACGCGGCGCCCTTGCTGGCGCCGGAACTCTGCCGCCGATCGCGCTGGTGGCGGATGCCGCTACTCTTGCGCCCGGTCTCGGGGCGGTCGGACTTCGTGCGTTTGCCAGCACCCGTCTCGCGCCCGAGCCGGCCGCCCTTCGCACTGCCCTCGCCCTCGCCGCACCCATCGATCAGGCCGCATCATCGCCGCCCGTGATCGAGCCTTCCGGGCGCGCGCTCCGCATCCTGCTCGCCGAGGACAACCGCACCAACCAGAAAGTCGTGACCAAAATCCTCGAACGCGCCGGCCATACGGTGCAGATCGCGGAAAACGGTGAGCAGGCGCTCGATGCCCTCGAGGCCGAAAGGTTCGATCTCGTCCTCATGGACGTCAATATGCCGGTGATGAGCGGGCTGGAGGCCGCGAAACTGCATCGCTTCAGCGAGCTTGGTGGCGAGCGGGTGCCGATCGTCGCGCTGACCGCCGACGCAACCGAGGCGGCGGCGCAGCAATGTCGCGAGGCCGGCATGGATGATTGCCTCACCAAGCCGATCGAGCCGGATCGCCTGCTGCGTGCCCTCGCCGCGCACGTGCCGGACGCGCCTTTGGTCGCGGCCGCGAGCCCGGCGGTGACGGAAATCACCAGCCATCCCCGGTTTCGTCCCGCCAGCGCTGGCGCGATCGATGCCGCCGTGCTCGCCGATCTCCATGCCTTGGGCGGCAATGATTTCGTTATTGACTTGATCGATTCGTTTCTCGCCGATTCCTCCGACCTCGTCGCCGAGATGGCGGCGGCGGCGGCGGCGGGTGATTCGAACGCTTTTCGCGCGCATGCGCATGCGCTGCGCAGTGCCGCGGCCAATATCGGCGCGAAAAGCCTGTTCGAACTCTGCCTCTCCTGGCGGCTGATCCGCAGCCAGGAACTCAACCGCGAAACCGAGGCTCTGATCCCGCGCCTCAACGCCGAGATCGAGCGGGTTCGTGCCCAGCTTCTGGCGCATCGCGCCCATCTCGCGGTCAATGCGCGGGAAGGATAG
- a CDS encoding winged helix-turn-helix domain-containing protein yields MPRIARQEKPLPADRLTIRLDLASGARIGPGKVALLEAIARHGSISAAGRELRMSYRRAWDLVEALNKALGTTVVSTATGGAGGGGATLTAAGAAVVAEYRAIEREAHAIAAPRIAAMLHPPRT; encoded by the coding sequence ATGCCGCGCATCGCCCGCCAAGAAAAACCGCTCCCTGCCGACCGTCTCACCATCCGGCTCGATCTCGCCTCAGGCGCGCGGATCGGGCCGGGCAAGGTCGCGCTTCTGGAGGCGATCGCGCGCCACGGTTCGATCTCGGCGGCGGGGCGGGAATTGCGCATGTCCTATCGCCGCGCCTGGGATTTGGTCGAGGCGCTGAACAAGGCCCTCGGTACCACCGTGGTCAGCACCGCGACCGGCGGCGCCGGCGGCGGCGGCGCGACGCTGACCGCGGCTGGCGCGGCGGTGGTCGCCGAATATCGTGCGATCGAACGCGAGGCCCACGCCATCGCCGCGCCACGCATCGCGGCGATGCTGCACCCTCCCCGCACCTGA
- a CDS encoding putative bifunctional diguanylate cyclase/phosphodiesterase, translated as MTLIAILDDRVTNRNIFSRLAATLEEGAEIRAFGDPRAALENLAASDPDLVITDFKMPYMDGAEFTRRFRALPNGADVPVIVITVYEDRGFRLRALEAGATDFLQSPVDHQEFITRARNLLKLSKQQRLIKSRALSLEHELAASEQSRQALLRDSRERLAQVIDTVPAMISATDETGTYIFVNAYQANFSGVDPERCIGMDAVATFGPAYAARSRALDRLVFETGEALPAYEEEIIDRTGMPRVFLTTKSPLRDTAARVVSVLTSAIDITERKHAESRLRHIAHHDQLTRLPNRLLLQQQLQRELARNRRGGRMFALHFIDLDRFKDVNDALGHQLGDQLLHAVAGRLRHVACESDTVARLGGDEFAILQTKVREPEDAAILARQVIESLSQPFGIDGQTLTLSASVGITLYPADGGALDELLRNADLAMYRAKADGGASFRFYCADMNQNVREAIRLEADLRQAVALGHFVLHFQPQVAVETGRIVGMEALLRWQRPGVGLVKPGEFLPVAEETGLIVPINTWVLREACRQAQSWRARGLPPLRLAINLSPVQFRRQNVFDVVSETLHDTGFDANFLELELTETILMENAEASARTLRTLQALGVTFAIDDFGTGYSSLSYVKNFPVDRLKIDQSFVRNLKTDPSDTAIVRAIINLGHSLDIAVVAEGVETREQFTQLAAEGCDEVQGYLFGPPLTADDFAALIERGHTLPYLA; from the coding sequence ATGACCCTGATTGCCATTCTTGATGACCGGGTAACCAACCGCAATATCTTCTCTCGGCTTGCGGCGACGCTCGAGGAAGGCGCCGAAATACGCGCCTTCGGCGATCCACGCGCGGCGCTCGAAAATCTCGCCGCGTCAGACCCCGATCTGGTGATCACCGACTTCAAGATGCCTTACATGGACGGGGCGGAATTCACGCGCCGCTTCCGCGCCTTACCCAACGGCGCCGATGTCCCGGTGATCGTCATCACCGTCTATGAGGATCGCGGTTTTCGCCTGCGCGCGCTGGAAGCCGGCGCCACCGATTTCCTGCAAAGTCCGGTCGATCATCAGGAATTCATCACCCGCGCGCGCAATCTCCTCAAGCTCAGCAAGCAGCAGCGCTTGATCAAGAGCCGTGCCCTCTCGCTCGAACACGAACTCGCGGCGAGCGAGCAGTCCCGCCAGGCGCTTTTGCGCGACAGCCGCGAGCGGCTGGCGCAGGTGATCGACACCGTTCCGGCGATGATCAGCGCAACGGACGAGACCGGGACCTATATTTTCGTCAACGCCTATCAAGCGAATTTCTCCGGCGTCGATCCTGAGCGCTGCATCGGCATGGATGCGGTCGCGACCTTCGGGCCGGCCTATGCGGCGCGCAGCCGGGCGCTGGATCGGCTGGTGTTCGAAACCGGCGAGGCGTTGCCCGCCTATGAGGAGGAGATCATCGACCGGACGGGGATGCCGCGGGTGTTCCTCACCACCAAATCACCGCTTCGCGACACCGCCGCCAGGGTGGTGAGTGTGCTGACCTCGGCGATCGACATCACCGAGCGCAAGCACGCGGAAAGCCGGCTTCGTCACATCGCCCATCACGATCAGCTCACAAGACTTCCCAACAGATTGTTATTGCAACAACAATTGCAGCGGGAGCTGGCCCGCAACCGCCGTGGCGGGCGGATGTTTGCCCTGCATTTCATCGATCTCGATCGCTTCAAGGATGTTAATGACGCGCTCGGCCATCAGCTCGGCGATCAATTGCTGCACGCGGTTGCGGGACGTCTGCGCCATGTCGCGTGCGAATCCGATACCGTCGCGCGGCTCGGCGGCGATGAATTCGCGATCCTGCAAACCAAGGTTCGCGAGCCCGAGGACGCCGCTATCCTCGCCCGTCAGGTCATCGAGTCGCTCTCGCAGCCCTTCGGCATCGACGGCCAGACCCTGACGCTTTCGGCGAGTGTCGGAATAACCCTCTACCCCGCTGACGGCGGCGCTCTCGATGAGCTTCTGCGCAACGCCGATCTCGCGATGTATCGCGCCAAGGCCGATGGCGGGGCGAGCTTCCGGTTTTATTGCGCCGACATGAACCAGAACGTGCGCGAGGCGATCCGCCTCGAAGCCGATCTCCGCCAGGCGGTCGCGCTGGGCCATTTCGTGCTGCATTTCCAGCCGCAGGTGGCTGTCGAAACCGGCCGCATCGTCGGCATGGAGGCGTTGCTCCGCTGGCAGCGCCCGGGTGTCGGCCTCGTCAAGCCGGGCGAGTTCCTGCCGGTCGCCGAGGAGACCGGGTTGATCGTGCCGATCAATACCTGGGTGTTGCGCGAAGCCTGCCGTCAGGCGCAAAGCTGGCGCGCGCGCGGCCTGCCGCCGCTACGCCTTGCGATCAATCTCTCGCCGGTGCAATTCCGTCGCCAGAACGTGTTCGACGTCGTCTCGGAAACGCTGCATGATACTGGTTTTGACGCTAATTTCCTCGAACTCGAGCTTACCGAGACCATCCTGATGGAAAATGCCGAGGCGTCGGCGCGCACCTTGCGCACGCTGCAGGCGCTTGGGGTCACTTTCGCGATCGACGATTTCGGCACCGGCTATTCCTCGCTCAGCTATGTCAAGAATTTCCCGGTCGATCGTCTAAAAATAGATCAATCTTTTGTGCGCAATCTCAAGACCGACCCAAGCGATACCGCGATTGTTCGCGCCATCATCAATCTCGGCCACAGCCTTGATATCGCTGTCGTCGCGGAGGGCGTCGAAACCCGCGAGCAATTCACCCAGCTTGCGGCCGAAGGGTGCGACGAGGTGCAGGGCTATCTTTTTGGGCCACCGCTCACCGCCGATGATTTCGCGGCGCTGATCGAGAGAGGGCATACCCTGCCGTACCTCGCCTGA
- a CDS encoding spermidine synthase encodes MPKSKLFEELDYRPTPIGALSLRRRRELSLGIDVFEIKLGDEYLMSSLFTASEIALARLGLSELTGDGFNIVVGGLGLGYTVKAVLEHPSVGSLIVVDMLQAVIDWHRTGLLPLGAELIGDPRCRLVQGDFFAIAKGAAGFDPDTPGRRFDAILVDIDHSPAALLDDRSSAFYRIEGLRALAAHLKPGGVFGLWSNDTPDRSFTDRLSRVFAKAWAEPVTFHNPLQNRSFTQTVYLARTTILSNEGA; translated from the coding sequence GTGCCCAAGAGCAAGTTGTTTGAGGAATTGGACTATCGACCGACGCCGATTGGTGCCTTGAGCCTTCGGCGACGACGCGAGCTGTCGCTCGGCATCGACGTCTTCGAAATCAAGCTCGGCGATGAGTATCTCATGTCGAGCCTGTTCACGGCCTCGGAGATCGCGCTCGCTCGGTTGGGCCTTTCTGAACTCACCGGTGATGGCTTCAACATTGTCGTCGGCGGTCTCGGCCTCGGCTACACCGTCAAAGCCGTCCTGGAGCACCCGAGTGTCGGTTCGCTGATCGTCGTCGATATGCTGCAGGCGGTGATCGACTGGCACCGCACGGGGTTGTTGCCGCTGGGCGCCGAGTTGATCGGCGATCCGCGTTGCCGCTTGGTTCAAGGGGATTTTTTCGCAATCGCCAAAGGGGCGGCCGGGTTCGATCCCGATACGCCCGGACGCCGCTTTGACGCCATCCTGGTTGACATCGACCACTCACCCGCTGCTCTCCTCGATGACCGCAGCAGCGCCTTTTATCGGATCGAGGGTCTCCGCGCGCTCGCCGCGCACCTCAAGCCTGGCGGCGTTTTCGGTCTCTGGTCGAACGACACGCCCGACCGGTCCTTCACCGACCGGCTATCGCGCGTTTTCGCGAAAGCGTGGGCCGAACCGGTGACCTTCCATAATCCATTGCAAAACCGGTCCTTCACGCAGACGGTCTATCTTGCCCGCACCACGATCCTTTCGAACGAGGGCGCATGA
- a CDS encoding TRAP transporter substrate-binding protein, which translates to MMHRRALLAASFSLPFFAIEGKARATEFSYKYASNLPATHPLNIHATAAAERIKAASGGRLEIAVFPNNQLGSDTDALSQLRSGALEFFTLSGPILATLVPAASLNGIGFAFKNYDEVWAAMDGPVGAYIRGEIEKRGLHVYEKIWDNGYRQITSASRPIQTPADLHGFKIRVPVSPLWTSLFRAFGAAPASINFSEVYSALQTHIVDGQENPLAIIETAKLYEVQKILCFTNHMWDGYWMLANPDALARLPPDLQDLVAHEFNQGAMAERADVAKMNAELGATLHGQGMAVFETDPTAFRAALQSAGFYAEWQKRLGPQAWAALTSVVGPLA; encoded by the coding sequence ATGATGCATCGCCGCGCGCTCCTCGCCGCGTCGTTCAGCCTGCCCTTCTTCGCCATCGAAGGAAAGGCGCGAGCGACGGAATTCAGCTATAAATACGCGAGCAACCTGCCCGCGACCCACCCCCTCAACATCCACGCCACGGCCGCCGCCGAGCGCATCAAGGCGGCAAGTGGCGGCCGGCTCGAGATCGCGGTTTTCCCCAACAACCAGCTCGGCTCCGATACCGACGCGCTCAGCCAGTTACGCAGCGGCGCGCTCGAATTCTTCACCCTCTCGGGGCCCATTCTCGCGACCCTGGTGCCGGCCGCGTCTCTGAACGGGATCGGCTTCGCGTTCAAGAATTATGACGAGGTCTGGGCGGCGATGGATGGCCCGGTCGGCGCCTATATCCGCGGCGAAATCGAGAAACGCGGCCTCCATGTCTATGAAAAAATATGGGATAACGGCTATCGCCAGATCACCAGCGCATCGCGGCCAATCCAGACCCCGGCTGATCTGCATGGCTTTAAGATCCGCGTCCCGGTCAGCCCGCTCTGGACCAGCCTGTTTCGGGCATTCGGCGCCGCCCCCGCCTCGATCAATTTCAGCGAGGTCTATTCTGCGCTCCAGACCCATATCGTCGACGGCCAGGAAAACCCGCTCGCCATCATCGAGACCGCGAAGCTTTACGAGGTCCAGAAAATTCTCTGCTTCACCAATCATATGTGGGACGGTTACTGGATGCTCGCCAATCCCGATGCGCTTGCGCGGCTGCCGCCTGATCTGCAGGATCTCGTCGCCCATGAATTCAACCAAGGCGCCATGGCCGAGCGCGCCGATGTCGCCAAGATGAACGCCGAACTCGGCGCGACATTGCACGGGCAAGGGATGGCGGTGTTTGAGACCGATCCGACGGCGTTTCGCGCCGCCCTCCAAAGCGCCGGCTTCTACGCCGAATGGCAAAAACGGCTCGGCCCGCAAGCCTGGGCGGCGCTGACCTCGGTGGTCGGGCCGCTGGCATGA
- the mobA gene encoding molybdenum cofactor guanylyltransferase MobA encodes MAEAGKRGSIVAKDGRDGKGATLAVILAGGAARRMGGADKATILLAGRPLLAHVMARLAPQVAAMVVSANGDPGRFAAFGLPVLADPVANRPGPLAGILAALLWTRTHRPEIADILVAPVDTPFLPDDLRARLDQARRAAGRPLAIAASAGRLHPTVALIAVAAAPASDLAARLERGERRVGAFFSAHGAAIADYGERHPDPFRNLNTRDDLAAAEAAPDRPDSSLLAR; translated from the coding sequence GTGGCCGAAGCGGGCAAACGGGGCAGTATTGTGGCGAAGGATGGGCGGGATGGGAAGGGCGCGACACTCGCCGTCATTCTCGCCGGCGGCGCCGCGCGGCGGATGGGCGGCGCCGACAAGGCCACGATCCTGCTCGCCGGGCGGCCGCTGCTCGCTCATGTCATGGCGCGGCTGGCCCCTCAGGTTGCCGCGATGGTGGTGAGCGCCAATGGCGATCCGGGGCGCTTTGCCGCCTTCGGCCTTCCGGTGCTCGCTGATCCCGTCGCTAATCGCCCGGGGCCGCTCGCCGGAATCCTGGCGGCGCTGCTCTGGACGCGGACGCACCGGCCGGAGATCGCCGATATCCTGGTCGCGCCGGTCGACACCCCATTCCTCCCCGACGATCTCCGCGCCCGCCTCGATCAGGCGCGGCGCGCGGCGGGGCGGCCGCTGGCGATCGCCGCCTCCGCCGGGCGGCTACACCCGACGGTTGCGCTGATCGCTGTCGCTGCGGCCCCTGCCTCCGACCTCGCGGCGCGGCTTGAGCGCGGCGAGCGGCGTGTCGGCGCGTTTTTCTCTGCCCATGGCGCGGCAATCGCCGATTATGGCGAACGCCACCCCGATCCCTTCCGCAACCTCAACACGCGCGATGACCTGGCCGCCGCCGAAGCCGCTCCCGATCGGCCCGACAGCAGCCTCTTGGCAAGATGA